A stretch of DNA from Pseudomonas sp. HN11:
AACGGCACCCTGACCCGCAAGATGGATGGCACCAAAGGCGCGATCACCACGGATCGCTTCGCCACGGCGAGCCTGGAAGGCAAGGTCAATGTGTTCGGCTTGCAGCATGATCTGGTGTTCGGCCTGGATGACGAATACCGCAAGATCTACCGCGCCGACCTGATCCGCCAGAACTCGCGTGGCACCTTCAACTACAACAATCCGGTGTACGGCAACGAAGTGGCGGGCACTACCGTCAGCCCTGCCGACAGTGCCCAGACCGACTTGCTGCGCAGCGATTCGTTGTTCTTCCAGGACGCCATCCACCTGAACGAACAGTGGATTTTTGTCGCCGGCGCGCGCTACCAGATGTATGACCAATACGCCGGCAAAGGCGTACCGTTCAAGGCCAATACCAATGGCAACGGCCAGGCCTGGGTGCCGCGTGCGGGCCTGGTGTATCGTTACACCGATGAATTGTCGTTCTACGGCAGCTACACCGAATCGTTCAAGCCCAACTCCACCATCGCCGCCTTGGCCGATGGCAGCACCTTGACCGGCGACCTCACGCCCGAAGAAGCCAAGTCCTGGGAACTGGGGGCCAAGCTCGACATTCCGGGACGCATCACCGCCAGCGCGGCGCTGTTCACTATCGACAAGCGCAACGTGCTGGTCTCCGTCGGCTCCGGCGCGAATACCGTCTACAGCATTGCCGGCCAGGTGCGCTCCCGTGGCCTGGAACTCGACGCCACCGGACAGCTGACCGACAAGGTCAGCCTGATCGGCAGCTATGCCTACACCGATGCGCTGGACATCAAGGACAAGGACCCGACCCTCGAAGGCAACCGTCTGCAAAACGTCGCCAAGCACACCGGCTCGCTGGCGGTGGCCTATGATTTCGGCAATATTTTTGGTGGTGACCAGTTGCGAGTGGGCACTGGTGCACGTTATGTCGGTGAACGCGCAGGCGATGCGGCCAACGATTTCACCTTGCCGGGTTACACCGTGGCGGATGCGTTCGCCACCTACGACACCAAGATCGACGGGCAAAAGGTCAAGTTCCAGCTCAACGTGAAGAACCTGTTCGACCGCGTCTACTACACCTCGGCGGCCAGCCGCTTGTTTGTGTCCATGGGCGATGCGCGCCAGGTGTCGGTGTCCAGTACCCTGGAGTTCTAAAGGGTTTGTGGTAGCGTTGCCGCCATTGATGTCTTGGCGGAAAAGATACTGATGCATTTTGGACGATGGCTACATCTGCTGTGCTTGAGCTTTTTGCTGGGTGGTTGCGCGAGTGTCTCACCGACTTCCACCCCGGCAAGCCTGGAGCAACTCCTGGCTGATCCGGCCCTCAACGGCGCCACTGTTTCCCTGATGGTGCGTGATGCCCGTAGTGGTAACACGCTCTATCAACACAACCCGCGAACCCGCCTGATTCCCGCCTCCAATCTCAAGTTGCTCACCACCGCAGCGGCGATGGATGTACTGGGGCCGCAATACCGCTTCTCCACGCAACTGCTGAGCAACGGCACGCAGCAAGGTGAGCGCCTCGCCGGCAATCTGTACCTCAAAGGCCTGGGCGATCCGACCACGCAATTCGCTGATTACCAGACATTGGCGGCACAGCTTGCGGGCCAGGGCGTGCGCCTGATCCAGGGCGACTTGGTATTTGACGATACCTTTTTTGACGCCGAGCGCCTGGGCGTGGACTGGGCCCACGATGATGAAAGTACCTATTACGGCGCGCAGATTTCAGCGTTGACCGTGTCACCCAATACGGATTTTGACGCGGGCACGTTGCTGGTGACGGCGAAAGCGCCGATAACGATGGGTCAGCCGGTGAGTGTGGTGGTGAGCCCCTCCACCGACTATGTGCAACTGAGTAATCGCGCTGTCAGCGGCCCCGGCAATAGCTACGGCATTACCCGCCAGCACGGCACCAACCTGTTGCAACTGATCGGCGCGCTGGCGCCGGGCAAGCAAAGTCGACAGTGGGTGAGTGTGTGGGAGCCGACGCAACTGGTGGCCAATCTGTTCGAGCAGGCGTTGGCGCAGCAGGGCATCCAGGTTCTTGGGCGACGCGTGATCGGCGGCGCAAGCCCTGCAACGGCCAAGGTGCTGGCCGAGCATCAATCGGCGCCGCTGCAGGACCTGATCACGCCGCTGCTCAAACTGTCGAATAACAATATGTCCGAAGCCTTGCTCAAGGCCATGGGTCGCAAGGCGTCCAATGCGGGGACGGCGCAGGCCGGTGTCGCGGCCGTGGCGGACTTCATGCGCCGCCAGGGTTTGGACCCGATGACGCTGAGCCAGGTGGATGGTTCGGGCTTGTCACGGCGCAATCTGGTGTCGTCGCAGAACCTCACCGATCTGCTGCTCGCGACGGCCAGACAACCTTGGTTCGAGGCCTGGTACAACGCTTTGCCGATCGCTGGTAACGCCGATCGCATGAGCGGCGGTAGCCTGCGTTATCGCCTGCGCGGGACGGCGGCGGAAAACAACCTGCACGCCAAGACCGGCTCCATGGCGGGCGTGTCGTCGTTGAGCGGCTACATTACTGACGCCAAGGACCGGCGCTTGGTGTTTTCAATGATCAGCAACAACTACCTGAGCCCCGCCGCACCGATCCGCGCCCTGGAAAACCGCGTGGCACTGGCCCTGGTGCAGTGGCACGACTAGTTCAGGGCTGATAGCCCATGCGCCAACTCACGGCCCGGGTCGCCGACAGCAAGTGCTGTGCCGCCGGGCCATCCTCATCGGCATGGAACAACGAGGTGGGGCCGACCACCGTCATCACTGCCGCCACTTGGCCGATGGCGTTGAAGACCGGCGCGGATAATGCATCGACGCCGGGCATCAGCAAACCATGCACAAAATGCAGGCCACGGCTGCGGATCTGCTCGCAGGTGGTGGCGTAGGCCTGGTCATCTGCCAGGGCATGGGCGATGCCCGCCTGGATCTCGCGTTGACGCAGTTCCACGGTTTCCCGCGACGGCAGGTAGGCGCTGAACACCAGCCCGGTGGACGAGCTGAGCAACGGCAGCACCGAACCCAGTTGCGTCACCACCGTGACGGCGCGCACGGCGGGTTCGATCTGCACCACGGTCGCGCCCTGGTTGCCCCATACCGCCAGGAAGCAGGTTTCATTCAGCTCATCGCGCAGTTCCGCCAAGGGCATCGCGCCGACTTTCAATACATCCATGCTGCCCAGCGCCGCCAGGCCCACGCGCAACGCTTCGCGGCCCAGCCCATAGTGGTTGGTGGCGGTATTCTGTTCGGCGAAACCCGAGGCGATCAGCGCCTGCAGGTAGCGGTGCACCTTGCTGGCCGGCATCTGCACGTGTTCGGCCAGGCGCGACAGTGAAGTGGCCGGGGACAGTTCGGCCAGGGCCTTGAGGATATCGGTGCCCACTTCGGCCGAGCGGACTTTCTGTTTACCGGTGTCGCGGGGCTTTTCCATGGAGGAGCGAGAATCCAAGAGATGAATGGGCGTCTTTATAGCTTGACGGTCGATAGTGATCAAATTACGTTATGCGTAACTTGATTACGATAAAAATAACTGACCTACAGAGGACGATCCATGAACCTCGAATACCTGTCGGGCTTCGGCAATGAATTTGCCAGCGAAGCCCTGCCCGGCGCACTGCCGGTCGGCCAGAACTCCCCGCAAAAAGCGCCCTACGGGCTGTACACCGAACTGTTCTCCGGCACCGCGTTTACCATGGTGCGCAGTGAAGCCCGGCGCACCTGGCTGTACCGCATTCAGCCGTCGGCTAATCACCCCGCATTTATCAAGCTAGAGCGGCAGTTGGCAGGTGGGCCGTTGGGGGCGGTGACCCCCAATCGCTTGCGGTGGAGCCCGTTGGATATACCAAGCGAACCGACGGACTTCATCGATGGGCTGGTCGGCATGGTCGCTAACTCTGCGACGGAAAACCCCGCTGGTATCAGCATTTACAACTACCGCGCCAACCGTTCCATGGAGCGGGTGTTCTTCAACGCGGATGGCGAGTTGTTGATCGTCCCCGAGCAAGGTCGCCTGCGCATCGCCACCGAATTGGGCGTGCTGGAAGTGGAGCCGCTGGACATCGTCGTGTTGCCACGTGGCCTGAAATTCCGCGTCGAACTGCTGGATGCGCAAGCGCGCGGTTACGTCGCCGAGAACCATGGCGCGCCGTTGCGCCTGCCGGACCTGGGCCCCATCGGCAGCAACGGCCTGGCCAATCCGCGTGATTTCCTGACGCCGGTTGCGCACTACGAAGATGTGAAGAAACCTACAACGCTGGTGCAGAAATTCCTCGGCGAACTCTGGGCGTGTGAGCTGGGCTATTCGCCACTGAACGTAGTCGCCTGGCACGGCAACAACGTGCCGTACAAATACGACCTGCGCCGGTTCAATACCCTCGGCACCGTGAGTTTCGATCACCCGGACCCGTCGATCTTCACCGTATTGACCTCGCCCACCAGTACCCACGGCCTGGCCAATCTCGACTTCGTGATCTTCCCGCCGCGCTGGATGGTGGCGGAGAACACCTTCCGCC
This window harbors:
- the dacB gene encoding D-alanyl-D-alanine carboxypeptidase/D-alanyl-D-alanine endopeptidase, coding for MHFGRWLHLLCLSFLLGGCASVSPTSTPASLEQLLADPALNGATVSLMVRDARSGNTLYQHNPRTRLIPASNLKLLTTAAAMDVLGPQYRFSTQLLSNGTQQGERLAGNLYLKGLGDPTTQFADYQTLAAQLAGQGVRLIQGDLVFDDTFFDAERLGVDWAHDDESTYYGAQISALTVSPNTDFDAGTLLVTAKAPITMGQPVSVVVSPSTDYVQLSNRAVSGPGNSYGITRQHGTNLLQLIGALAPGKQSRQWVSVWEPTQLVANLFEQALAQQGIQVLGRRVIGGASPATAKVLAEHQSAPLQDLITPLLKLSNNNMSEALLKAMGRKASNAGTAQAGVAAVADFMRRQGLDPMTLSQVDGSGLSRRNLVSSQNLTDLLLATARQPWFEAWYNALPIAGNADRMSGGSLRYRLRGTAAENNLHAKTGSMAGVSSLSGYITDAKDRRLVFSMISNNYLSPAAPIRALENRVALALVQWHD
- a CDS encoding IclR family transcriptional regulator, yielding MEKPRDTGKQKVRSAEVGTDILKALAELSPATSLSRLAEHVQMPASKVHRYLQALIASGFAEQNTATNHYGLGREALRVGLAALGSMDVLKVGAMPLAELRDELNETCFLAVWGNQGATVVQIEPAVRAVTVVTQLGSVLPLLSSSTGLVFSAYLPSRETVELRQREIQAGIAHALADDQAYATTCEQIRSRGLHFVHGLLMPGVDALSAPVFNAIGQVAAVMTVVGPTSLFHADEDGPAAQHLLSATRAVSWRMGYQP
- the hmgA gene encoding homogentisate 1,2-dioxygenase — protein: MNLEYLSGFGNEFASEALPGALPVGQNSPQKAPYGLYTELFSGTAFTMVRSEARRTWLYRIQPSANHPAFIKLERQLAGGPLGAVTPNRLRWSPLDIPSEPTDFIDGLVGMVANSATENPAGISIYNYRANRSMERVFFNADGELLIVPEQGRLRIATELGVLEVEPLDIVVLPRGLKFRVELLDAQARGYVAENHGAPLRLPDLGPIGSNGLANPRDFLTPVAHYEDVKKPTTLVQKFLGELWACELGYSPLNVVAWHGNNVPYKYDLRRFNTLGTVSFDHPDPSIFTVLTSPTSTHGLANLDFVIFPPRWMVAENTFRPPWFHRNLMNEYMGLIQGAYDAKAEGFLPGGASLHSCMSAHGPDGETCTKAINVDLAPHKIDNTMAFMFETSQVLRPTQFALDCPQLQDTYDACWASLPATFNPNRR